DNA from Candidatus Methylomirabilota bacterium:
GGCTTCTCGCCCAACAACCCGGGCTTGACTCTGAGCCAGCTCTTCCCGATCTCGGCCACCACGGGCCTGCCGATGGGAGGCAACGTGGTCAACCTGCCCTTCGCGGCACTGCCGGGCTCCGCCGCCGCGGGCTCGCCCGCCGGCGGCATTTCCTTCGGCCTCGTCTCGAGCAACTTCAACATCAACCTGGCGCTGCAGGCGCTGGCAGCGCAGGGCAAGACGCGCACGCTCGCGCGCCCCGAGATCGTCACGGTGGAGAACTCCAAGGCCTCGATCTCTCTCGGTGAAGAAATCCCCTACGCGACCGTAAGCTCGGCCGGCACCCAGATCCAGTTCAAGGAGGCTGTACTCAAGCTCGATGTCTTGCCGACCGTGCTCAGGGAGCAGATCGGCGCCAACGTCGTCACCAAGATCAAGATGGTGGTCGTCATAGAGAACAACTCGCGCGGTGAAAACATCAACCCAGGCGGAACTTCGACCGTACCCGTTATCAACAAGCGCAAGGCGGAGACCCAGGTCCTCATCAAGGAAGGCGACCGGCTCGTCATCGGAGGCGTCACCCAAGGCGTGTCCAGCACGACCGTGCGCAAGGTGCCGCTCTTCGGCGACATCCCCATCTTCGGCTGGCTCTTCAAGCAGAAGGAGAACACCGAACTCGGTCGTGAGCTGGTGATCTTCGTGACGCCGTCGCTCGTCACGGGCCAGGGGAGCGCCGGCTTGGCCATCACCCCCGTCGCCCCGAAGTAGCGCGCACGACGTGGCGTTCCGCTTTCTCACGGCCGGCGAGTCCCACGGCGAGGCCCTCACCGCCGTCATCGACGGCGTGCCCGCCGGCCTTCTCCTCACCGAGGAGCACCTCAACGAGGACCTGGCCCGCCGCCAGAAGGGCTATGGCCGCGGCGGGCGCATGAAGATCGAGCGCGACCAGGCCCACATCTCCTCGGGCGTGCGCTGGGGCGTGACCCTCGGCAGCCCGATCACGCTCACCATCCAGAACCGGGACTGGGAGAACTGGAAGCAGACCATGGCGGTGGGCGAGCCGCCGGCTGGCGCGCCGCCGAAAGCGGTCACGCGGCCGCGCCCCGGGCACGCCGACCTGGCAGGCGCCATGAAGTACGGCCACCGCGACATCCGCAACGTGCTCGAGCGCTCGAGCGCGCGCGAGACCACGGCGCGCGTCGCCGTCGCGGGCGTGGCCAGGCGACTGCTCGGCGAGTTCGGCATCACGATCCTGAGCCATGTCACCGAGATCGGCGGCGTGCACATCGGCCCGCTCGAGGTGCCCTGGGACGAGGTTCGACGCCGCGCCGAGGGATCGGAAGTCCGCTGCGCCGACACCAAGGCGGAGCGGGCCATCATCGAGGCCATCGATCGGGCCAAGGAGGCCGGCGACACGCTGGGCGGAGTCTTCGAGGTGATCGCCCTCGGCTGTCCCGTGGGCTTGGGCTCCTACGTGCAATGGGACCGAAAGCTCGACGGGCGCCTCGCGCGCGCGTTCTGCTCC
Protein-coding regions in this window:
- the aroC gene encoding chorismate synthase, translating into MAFRFLTAGESHGEALTAVIDGVPAGLLLTEEHLNEDLARRQKGYGRGGRMKIERDQAHISSGVRWGVTLGSPITLTIQNRDWENWKQTMAVGEPPAGAPPKAVTRPRPGHADLAGAMKYGHRDIRNVLERSSARETTARVAVAGVARRLLGEFGITILSHVTEIGGVHIGPLEVPWDEVRRRAEGSEVRCADTKAERAIIEAIDRAKEAGDTLGGVFEVIALGCPVGLGSYVQWDRKLDGRLARAFCSIHAIKGAEIGMGFEAARRPGSEVHDEILFDSDSGFHRRSNSAGGLEGGVTNGQPVVVRAAMKPLSTLRKPLQSVDMATKETVEAVVERSDVCAVPAAGVVGEAMMALVLVEAFLEKFAGDSIDEIRRNYQGYLDYLKSW